In Vigna unguiculata cultivar IT97K-499-35 chromosome 3, ASM411807v1, whole genome shotgun sequence, a single genomic region encodes these proteins:
- the LOC114175093 gene encoding uncharacterized protein LOC114175093 encodes MAPYEALYGRRCRTPLCWQQDGESVVLGPKFLQQTTEKVRVIQDRMRATQSRQKSCADKRRRPLEFEASDHVFLRVTPTTGIGRALKLRKLTPRFIGPYQITRQIGPVAYEIALPPHLENLHNVFHVSQLRKYVADPTHVLEQDDVQVRENLTLGVGLVRILDSQVKQLRGKEIQTVKVLWDEATQEMTWEIEDLMRKFYPHLFAGKYYFCGRKLLKVGVM; translated from the coding sequence ATGGCACCTTACGAGGCCTTGTATGGCAGGAGATGTCGGACACCTTTGTGTTGGCAGCAGGATGGAGAGTCTGTGGTTCTTGGCCCAAAATTTTTACAACAGACTACTGAGAAAGTAAGGGTAATACAGGATCGGATGCGTGCAACTCAGAGTCGGCAGAAATCCTGcgcagataagaggaggaggccaCTTGAGTTTGAGGCTAGTGACCACGTGTTCCTCAGGGTTACACCTACAACAGGTATTGGGAGAGCATTGAAGTTGAGGAAGTTGACTCCTCGATTCATCGGTCCATATCAAATTACCAGGCAAATTGGACCGGTGGCGTACGAGATTGCATTGCCACCTCACTTGGAAAACTTGCACAATGTTTTCCACGTatcacagttgaggaagtacgtggCGGATCCTACTCATGTGCTGGAGCAAGATGATGTACAGGTGCGTGAGAATCTAACTTTGGGGGTTGGACTAGTGAGAATTCtggattctcaagtcaaacaactcagagggaaggagattcAGACTGTGAAGGTCCTCTGGGACGAGGCAACCCAGGAGATGACATGGGAGATAGAGGACCTCATGAGGAAGTTTTATCCTCACCTTTTTGCTGGTAAGTATTATTTTTGTGGACGAAAACTTTTAAAGGTAGGGGTAATGTAA
- the LOC114175090 gene encoding uncharacterized protein LOC114175090 has translation MSFRVTNAPAIFMDYMNKMFRPYLDQFVVVFIDDILIYSESRDEHSEHLRVVLGILREHKLYGKLSKHEFWLEEVQFLGHVISAQGIAVDPTKIEAVVKWETPQTVTEVRSLLGLVGYYRRFVEGFSKMVSPLTQLTRKNQPFSWTDECEVCFEDMKRRLTTAPILAIPDTTKTFEVYCDASY, from the coding sequence atgTCGTTCAGGGTGACAAATGCTCCTGCTattttcatggactacatgaacaaaaTGTTCCGACCGTACTTGGATCAGTTTGTGGTCGTGTTTATTGATGACATACTGATATACTCGGAGAGTCGGGATGAACACTCTGAGCATCTGAGAGTGGTGCTGGGAATTCTCAGAGAGCATAAATTATATGGGAAGCTGTCAAAGCATGAGTTTTGGCTGGAGGAGGTACAGTTCTTGGGCCATGTAATCTCAGCCCAAGGAATAGCGGTGGACCCAACGAAGATTGAGGcagtggtgaagtgggagaCACCGCAGACAGTTACTGAGGTAAGAAGCTTATTGGGTCTGGTTGGTTATTACAGGCGTTTTGTGGAAGGAttctccaagatggtgagtccattGACTCAACTCACCAGGAAGAACCAACCATTTTCTTGGACAGACGAGTGTGAAGTCTGTTTTGAGGACATGAAGCGGAGATTAACCACTGCACCTATACTAGCTATTCCTGACACAACCAAGACGTTTGAGGTGTATTGTGATGCTTCATACTAG
- the LOC114179123 gene encoding glutamate decarboxylase 1-like produces the protein MVFPRPPSESDLFLHSNFASRYARDSLPRFSMPEDSMPKEAAYQNIHDELQLDAIPKLNLASFVTTSMEEECNKLIMESINKNYVDMDEYPITTDLHNRCVNMIARLFHADIGEDENAIGAGTVGSSEAIMLAGLAFKKKWQNKRKAEGKPYDKPNLVTGSNVQVCWEKFARYFEVELREVEVREGYYVMDPAKAVELVDENTICVAAILGSTYNGEFEDVKLLNDLLLQKNKQSGWDTPIHVDAASGGFIAPFLYPELEWDFRLALVKSINVSGHKYGLVYAGIGWVIWRTKDDLPEDLVFHINYLGADQPTFTLNFSKGSSQIIAQYYQLIRLGQEGYLSIMENCRENAMVLKEDLEKSGHFNILSKDNGVPVVAFSLKDRRQYDEYKISEMLRRHGWIVPAYPMPPAAQHVIVLRVVIRAEFSRTLAERLAFDIHNVLHELEKLPPPTMMNNIEEENKDLVDNGVKETTLDAHRAIIVQESNKRQKVMAA, from the exons ATGGTTTTTCCAAGACCTCCTTCTGAGTCTGACCTCTTTCTTCATTCCAACTTTGCTTCTCGCTATGCAAGAGACTCTCTTCCCAG GTTCAGCATGCCTGAAGACTCCATGCCAAAGGAGGCTGCCTACCAGAACATTCACGATGAGTTGCAACTTGATGCCATTCCAAAGCTTAACTTGGCTTCCTTTGTCACCACATCCATGGAGGAAGAGTGCAACAAACTCATCATGGAATCCATCAACAAGAACTATGTTGACATGGATGAGTATCCTATCACCACTGACCTTCAC AATCGGTGTGTTAACATGATAGCACGTTTGTTCCATGCTGATATTGGAGAAGATGAGAATGCTATTGGAGCAGGAACAGTTGGCTCATCAGAGGCCATAATGCTGGCAGGGCTTGCATTCAAGAAGAAGTGGCAGAACAAGCGCAAGGCAGAAGGCAAGCCTTATGATAAGCCTAATTTGGTGACTGGCTCCAATGTGCAAGTATGTTGGGAGAAATTTGCCAGGTATTTTGAGGTGGAGTTGAGGGAAGTGGAGGTGAGGGAAGGCTACTACGTGATGGATCCTGCGAAAGCAGTTGAGCTGGTTGATGAGAACACTATTTGTGTGGCTGCAATATTGGGGTCAACTTACAACGGAGAGTTTGAAGATGTGAAGCTCTTGAATGACTTGCTGCTTCAAAAGAACAAGCAAAGTGG ATGGGATACACCAATTCATGTGGATGCTGCAAGTGGTGGTTTCATTGCTCCTTTCCTTTATCCAGAGCTGGAGTGGGATTTCAGGCTGGCATTGGTGAAGAGCATAAATGTGAGTGGACACAAGTATGGTCTTGTTTATGCTGGTATTGGTTGGGTTATTTGGAGGACAAAGGACGACTTACCCGAAGACCTTGTGTTTCATATCAACTACCTTGGAGCTGACCAACCCACCTTCACCCTCAACTTCTCCAAAG GTTCTAGTCAGATCATTGCTCAATATTATCAACTAATTCGTCTTGGCCAAGAG GGTTACCTGAGCATAATGGAGAACTGCAGAGAAAACGCAATGGTGTTAAAGGAAGATTTGGAGAAGAGTGGGCACTTTAACATACTCTCAAAAGACAATGGTGTTCCTGTGGTGGCATTTTCTCTGAAAGACAGAAGGCAGTACGATGAGTACAAGATATCAGAGATGCTGCGGCGCCACGGTTGGATAGTGCCAGCTTATCCAATGCCACCTGCTGCTCAGCACGTCATTGTGCTCCGTGTGGTTATCAGGGCTGAGTTTTCACGTACTCTTGCTGAGCGCCTTGCGTTTGACATACACAATGTGCTGCATGAGCTTGAAAAGTTGCCTCCCCCCACAATGATGAATAACATTGAGGAAGAGAACAAGGACTTGGTTGATAATGGAGTTAAGGAAACTACATTGGACGCACACAGAGCCATTATTGTTCAAGAATCAAACAAGCGCCAGAAAGTTATGGCTGCCTAG